The Peromyscus maniculatus bairdii isolate BWxNUB_F1_BW_parent chromosome 3, HU_Pman_BW_mat_3.1, whole genome shotgun sequence genome segment GGAAATATATGCAGTAGTATTTTGTATTAGGAATAAAAAATGTTGCCTTGTTCCTAATGTAACAGTAATGTGGAGCTAGGTGTATAAATCACAGGCAGCCCAGAAACCCAGAGTGTAGCTGagcccccaaccccccacctcaGCCATCCCATGCATTAGAATCTGGTGTGCACCagcaaggtgtggtggtattctaattgtactgaaatgtgattttgattgtatgttaatacataaagttgccgagaggtcagagctcagagctaaaatctcacccttcctgctgtggtgtcccagcttcccgaaagagagctatttcctgtgtgtaaatcatttcaaagtcattctgccttctcattggttgtaaacccaaacacgtaactgcctcatcactgtctgtatgtacagccctctaggtcttaaaggcatatgtctccaatgctggctgtatccctgaacacacagagatctatgggattaaaggcgtgtgccaccaccgccacactctttctatggctctaaactttatttattaacatacaatcaaaatcacatttcagtacaattagaataccaccacatttccccttttctattttaataaaaagaaaaaaaggcaaaaggttataactaacaaaagaaaaactatatacaaaagtacaataactatatacaatagcaAGGAGCTTTTATTGTTCATCACATTGACATGACAAGGTTCACTAGTTCCTCCAGAGAGGAGCAGGCCTGCTTGCTGTACAGGGGCATAGGGCCCAGCCCCACTTCCTAGGCAGAAGGGAGGGAATACTTTAATTGAATTGAGGGAATGTCCACTAACCTCCAGAACATACTCATGAAATACTGGCCTGTCCTCCGGAAGCCCAAGCTCATGTAGAGGGCCTCAGTACCTTGCTGTATGGTACTGGTGTCAAGGACCACGTCACTGTAGCTCTGGTCCCTCGCAAACTGGAGGAGAGTTCTGACCAGGGCTTTCGCTATCCCCTGTCCTCGGTGCTGTGAGGACACAGACAGGTGAAGGAGCTCCAGCTGCTTCCTCCCTGACGGGGGATCCTTGACTGGCAGACAACCCACTATGCCCACCACCTGACCACCAGACTCAGCCACCCAGAAGCAGGAGCCACGTGCATGCAGGTAGGACTTGGTGATGTCAGCCATGTCTGTGTGCAAACACTTGGCCACGTACTTCTTCCAAGGCTGTCTGGCAAGGAGCTGCAGGAGTAGGAGCAGAAAGACGATGCACATAATAGCGAGCAGCCAGGAGCCAGACACCAGGACCGTGGCAAGAGGCCCCCCAAGAAAGAGCAGGAGGGTTCGGGGCAGCATCAGCACACGGCGGAAGGTGGCGGGGATGTGTTCCTCCATGCCCCTTGTGAACACATCCAGGACAGGTTTACGGTCACTGTCCTGGTACTGGCGAATGTGATAAGGAGCCATGGGAGACTTCTTTCTGGGTCTCAAGTCTCAGCATCCAGGAGAGACAGCTATACCTGCGTGCACACCTTCCCTGAGCCTGCAGAAGAGAGAAGCCATGTGAGTCCTCTGACCTTCCCTCCCAAcctcccaggacccatgtaggccctgttcGGGGTGTGTGTTTCTGCTGTCGTCTCCAGAGAAGAAGCAGACACCAACACTGGGAAGCGACACTGCGTCAGCAGCACCTGAtcactcctctggctcctccccTTTCTAGGCCCCAGTCACGGGGTGCTGGACATGTCCCTTATCCTCTCTGAGCAGGCGTGTCTTCATCTGCAGATCAGGAAGAAAGGACATCTGGTTTTAATGCTGTGACTTGTATGGAGCATGCACATAAACCGTTCCTTCTCTTCTGTTACTCAGGTACAGGCTCTTTGGTCTCCGGTACTGCGATGGCACTGAGATGTGATCTCCCAAGAACTGTGTTTCCTCTTCAGGGTCCTTAGCTAAACACAGCAGAGCTGTGTTCCCAAGCTCAGGCTCCAGCAAAGTCTCTTCTTCCCCCATTAGAAAGACTCGATCCAGTGAAAGGCAAAGAGTTGAGCCCCAGACACCCCACCTTTAATCAGTGTGATATAAGTAAGCTCCAaccttgcctctctctcctctcccctggaGTGTCTGGAATGGTTCCCACTTCTGGGCAGCAGACCTGGCTGGGGAGGCAACTCTTTGGTGGCTCCAGAATCATTGTAAACCAAATGCCACGCAGGAACTGGAGTGTGCCAGTGGAGGTGGCACACACCCGTTTTCCTTGGGACCCCACGGAACACACCCAGACAGGCAAGCTCTGGCATGGCACGCTGGGCCCCGCCCTTGGGAAGgcagccctctgcttcctgtttccttcaCTTCTCAGTGTTTGTCTCCAATTCCCAGCCTGGCTGCCTGAATGCACCTGCTGggagagtggttctcaacctgtgggtcgtcaGCCCAAGGGCATCGAATGACCCTTTGACAGGGGTTGCCTACACCATCGGAAACACCAaatatttacgttatgattcgtaacagtagcacaGTTACAGTTGTGATGTatcaacgaaaataattttatggtttggggtcaccacaacacgaggaaatatattaaagggttgcagtattaggaaagtcgagaaccactgtgctaggaGGAACCTGGGTCTGGCCACCTGCCATGTGATCACCCCTCCTGGCTCAGTAAGGGCCTTCCTAGCAGGGCACATCCCTCAGCTGTGCCTGCTCCTACTAAAATGAACTTGTAGTCGACACTGACCTCCCCACTCCTTATCCATCATGTGGAGGACACAACTGTTGTGCCTCATGGACCCTTTTCAGTCCCAGCAGATCCATTTTCCAAATGACAGTCCCCAGGCGGAGGAGCTGCTGGAACTCTGAGCCATGTTCACATCCAAGGACCTTCTCACACCAGCCAGCAGCAGTAACACCTCACCCATATAGGCAAGGGTGTCTCAACTGGCTCCCTTCTCCACATAAACACGaggctattttttaaagaaagtatgaGAATAATTCtgtcatgaaaaagaaaaaaggaatcttttatttatttatcttatttcttttttaagatagggtctctctacatagctacatggttgttctggaattcacttatgtagaccagggtggcctcaaactcacagggatccatccacctgcctctgctttcccagtactgagattaaaggcatgtgacaccatgcctaATGAAAGGGAATGTTTTAGATAATGAAGGATTTTTGTatggtaaaaatattttacctGGATAATTTTACCCTGGATAAAATGACTGGaaatttccaaaatgaaaaataaaaaaatatgatggCAAAACCAGGGAGCTGAAGCGAGTGTTGAACATTCAAAGTGAGGTTCACAAGGTCTTGGGGGCTGTAGTCCTGTGCTGCTACAGGGATTCCCTAGGTCAAAATCAAGGGCATCCACACATCCTAAAAGCCAGTGCTCTGTGTAAAACAGTGAGTTCTTGTAAGATAGTAATCTGCTCTCAGCATATgcaaaaatgctttaaaaaaaacaaaaaatgttgaaTTAAGATCATTACTTATGCTTTTTTGTTAAGTTAGTCAGAATTTATTTAGGAaacccagtctttttttttttaataagttttgtttatttatgtatttttttatttatattatttatttagctattacatatacagtgttctgtctgcatgtaggcctgcaggccagaagagggcaccagatctcattacagatggttgtgagccaccatgtggttgctgggaattgaactcaggacctctggtagaacagccagtgctcttaacctctgagccatctctccagcccctaggaaACCCAGTCTTAAGTCAATGTTCATTAAGTCTAATTTGTTTATGTTAACATCTTTAAATAGccacttaaaaaataacttttgtgAATAATTACTTCCATGTAAATTTAATACtccatgtatctgtgtgtagagATCTATGTCTGAACTTTTTTTTACAGCTAAAGACATTTAATTCAAACAGAATGATCAACAAATTTGATCATTTGTTCACTTTTATACAAAATTCATCATGGCCAATATAACCGTTTtgatatttctgttattttagcCAGCACCattcagaattaaaaacaaaaccaaatcacaATCTTGCCATTTGGGCAGTCATGCTACTTAAAATCCTGTTCTGTAAGCCTTCACCTTGACAAAAGACATGCCTTGTTGCTGTACACATAATTCACTtactacatgtatgtgtgatCATTAACCCTGTTCCCACTATGGGtccaaagtttgtttttaaatcgtTAGTGCTGTAGAAGACAGCACTATTACCCTACCCTGCCACCTAAATtttgcacaaaacaaaacaaaacacaaaaaacccacTAGACAGATAGATACGGATAAGCAATGGGGAGTAACGGGGACGGGGGCGTTtggctttctgtctttcttccatgTGGTGATGCTAACTGTTGCTGGCTCCTTTACCTATATTTATGCCTCTCGTATTATATAAACTTTCTAAAACACAGCAGTTAGGAAGcactttaaaaactgttttcctCCAAATCAAAATTGTTAATGCTACCACTCTGTTTTCGGCCTGTGTTCTTGTGCTCCTAACTCTGCCAGCTGTTCTCTGTAAGCAAGGATAATTCAACATGCCCTAAGAGTGTAtattctaagccgggcggtggaggcacacgcctttaatcccagcactcgggaggcagagccaggcggatctctgtgagttcgaggccagcctgggctaccaagtgagctccaggaaaggcgcaacactacacagagaaaccct includes the following:
- the LOC102909279 gene encoding N-acetyltransferase 8F1-like, encoding MAPYHIRQYQDSDRKPVLDVFTRGMEEHIPATFRRVLMLPRTLLLFLGGPLATVLVSGSWLLAIMCIVFLLLLLQLLARQPWKKYVAKCLHTDMADITKSYLHARGSCFWVAESGGQVVGIVGCLPVKDPPSGRKQLELLHLSVSSQHRGQGIAKALVRTLLQFARDQSYSDVVLDTSTIQQGTEALYMSLGFRRTGQYFMSMFWRLVDIPSIQLKYSLPSA